The sequence below is a genomic window from Streptomyces sp. NBC_00582.
GCGCCCCGGCTCGGCCGCCGCGCGCCGCAGATCCCTGCTCGTCTGCGTGCTGACGCTGCTGGTGGCCCTGGTGGCCGCGACCCAGCCGGTGTCCGCGGCGGACGGGCGCCCGTACACCAACCCGCTGAAGTCGTACAAGGGGGCCGACCCCTGGCTGGAGTACTACGACGGCAACTACTACCTGATCACCACGACGTTCACGGGCATCCTCGGCATCCGCAAGTCGCCGACGCTGGCCGGCCTGGCCACCGCGCCCAATGTGCAGGTGTGGTCGGACTCCACGTCCACCCGCAACACCAACATCTGGGCGCCGGAGCTGCACCGGTTCAACGGCCACTGGTACCTGTACTACTCGGCCGGGCCGAGCGGGGTCTCCTGCTGCGACTCCCAGCGCACCCATGTGCTGGAGAGCGCCGGCACCGACCCGCTGGGCCCCTACACCTACAAGGGTTCGCTCACCGGCTCCAACCTCACGCCGGGCGGCTGGCTGATCGACGCGACGGTGCTCCAGGCGAACAGCAAGCTGTACCTGGTGGGCAGCGGGTCCATCAACGGCAGCAAGCAGAGCCTGGTCATCGCGCCGATGAGCAACCCGTACACGCTCTCCAGCGACAGCTTCACGATCATCTCCAGCCCCACGCTGAGCTGGGAGACCTCGGGCGCGGCGGTGAACGAGGGCCCCGAGCCGCTCTACCACAACGGCCGTACGTTCCTGACGTACTCGGCGAGCTACTGCACCACGGCCGACTACAAGCTGGGCCTGCTGGAGCTGACCGGCTCCGACCCGCTCAGCGCGTCCTCGTGGACGAAGACCCAGTCGCCCGTCTTCCAGCGCAGTGATGCCAACGGGGTCTACGGCCCCGGCCACAACGGCTTCTTCAGCTCGCCGGACGGCACCGAGAACTGGATCGTCTACCACGCCAACTCCTCGGCGAGCGGCGGCTGCGGCAACGGGCGCACGACGCGGGCGCAGAAGTTCACCTGGAACGCCGACGGCACCCCGAACTTCGGCACCCCGGTCGCGCTCGGGACCTCGCTGCCCGGCCCGTCCGGCGAGACGGCGACGACCCCGACGTCGTACACCCTCGTCAACCGCAACAGCGGCAAGTGCCTGGACGTCGACGGCGGCGGCACGGCCGACGGTACGAACATCTTCCAGTGGACCTGCAACGGCGGGGCCAACCAGAAGTGGAAGATCGAGGACCTCGGCGACGACACCAACCGGCTGGTCAACGTGGCCACCGGCAAGGTCGCCGACATCGCGGACTGCGCGAGCGCCGACGGCACCGACATCCGGCAGTGGTCGTGGCTGAACAACAAGTGCCAGCGGTTCCGGCTGGTGTTCACCGCCACCGGCGACTACGTCCGGATCGTCAACGAGTCCACCGGCAAGGTCGCCGACGTCGCCAACTGCGGCACCGCGAACGGCACCGACGTACGGCAGTGGACCTGGCTGGACAACACCTGCCAGCAGTGGCGCCTCGTGCCCACCACCTGACCCCCGCTCCCCCCGCCCCCCTTCGTCTGGAGAACTCCCTTGAGACGCAACGCCGTACGGCTGTTCCTGGCCGTCCTCGTCGCCCTCGCGGCCGTCCTCACCGGCGTGGGCTCCCCCGCCCAGGCCGCCGTACCGGAATCCCCCGCCGTGACCTACACCAACCCGATCGCCGAGAAGCGGGCCGACCCGCACATCTTCAAGCACACCGACGGCTACTACTACTTCACCGCCACCGTCCCGGAGTACGACCGGATCGTGCTGCGCCGGGCGACGACCATCCAGGGCCTCTCCACGGCCTCCGAGGTCACCATCTGGACCAAGCACTCCAGCGGCATCATGGGCGCGCACATCTGGGCGCCGGAGATCCACTTCATCGACGGCAAGTGGTACGTGTACTTCGCCGCCGGGTCGACCTCCGACGTGTGGGCGATCCGGATGTACGTCCTCGAGGGCACGGGCGCGAACCCGCTGACCGCGACCTGGACCGAGAAGGGCCAGATCACGACCACCTGGCAGAGCTTCTCCCTGGACGCCACCACGTTCGTGGTGAACGGTGTCCGCTATCTGGCCTGGGCGCAGCGCAACCCGTCCGAGGACAACAACACCAGCCTGTTCATCGCGAAGATGAGCAACCCGTGGACGATCTCCGGCACGCCGACGGAGATCTCGCAGCCGACGCTGTCCTGGGAGACGGTGGGCTACAAGGTCAATGAGGGGCCGGCGCTGATCCAGCACGGCGGCAAGGTGTTCCTGACGTACTCGGCGAGCGCCACGGACGCCAACTACTGCCTGGGGATGCTGACCGCGTCCGCGACGGCCGACCTCACCAACGCGGCGTCCTGGACGAAGAGTTCGTCGCCGGTGTTCAAGACGAGCGACGCGACCTCGCAGTACGGGCCGGGCCACAACTCCTTCACGGTCTCCGAGGACGGCAAGTCCGACATCCTCGTCTACCACGACCGCAGCTACAAGGACATCACCGGCGACCCGCTGAACGACCCCAACCGGCGCACCCGCGTGCAGAAGGTGTACTGGAAGGCGGACGGCACACCGGACTTCGGCATCCCGGTGGCCGACGGGGTCACCCCGCAGCGGTTCTCCTCCTACAACTACGCCGACCGGTTCATCCGCCACTGGGAGTACCGGGCGAAGATCGAGGCGAACGTCAGCCCGCTCGCCGACTCGCAGTTCCGGGTGGTGACGGGCCTGACCGGCACCGGGACGGTCTCCCTGGAGTCGGCCAACTTCCCCGGCTACTACCTGCGGCACAAGAACTTCGAGGTGTGGCTGGAGAAGAACGACGGCACGTCGGCGTTCGCGTCCGACGCCAGCTTCTACCAGCGGTCCGGGCTCGCCGACCCGGCGGGGATCTCGTACGAGTCCTCCAACTACGCGGGCCGCTACATCCGGCACTACAACTACCTGCTGTACGTGCAGACCCCGAGCACCGCGACGGACAAGGGGGACGCCACCTTCTACGCCCAGTAGCGGCCCGAGGGGCCTCCCGATCGCATGACACCGAGACTATACATAGGGTGTATACGCGCTATGTATAGTCTCGGCATGCCTTCTCTGACCAGGAAGATGAAGAAAACGGGGGCCGGGTTGCGTGCCGTCGCCGTCTCGGCGGCGGCCGCCTGCCTGGCGGTCACACTCACCGGCTGCGGCGGTCTCGACACCACCGCCCCCAGCGCCGCCCGTGCCCGTCCGGCGGCCACCGTCCAGGCCGCCCGCCTCGGCGCCGTCGACTGCCGCGAGGTGAAGTGCATCGCGCTCACCTTCGACGCGGGACCCAGCGAGCACTCGGCCCGGCTGCTCGACATCCTCAAGGAGAAACAGGTCCACGCGACCTTCTTCCTGCTGGGGAAGCGGCACATCGAGAAGTACCCGGACCTCGTGCGGCGCATGGCCGCCGAGGGGCACGAGGTGGCCAGCCACACCTGGGACCACAAGATCCTGACGCGTATCGAGCCGGACGAGATACGCGAGGAACTGCGGCGCCCCGACGACGCGATAGAGCGCCTCACCGGCCACCGTCCCACCCTGATGCGCCCGCCGCAGGGCCGGACCGACGACACCGTGCACGAGATCTGCCGCGAGGAGGGCCTCGCGGAGGTGCTCTGGACGGTGACCGCGAAGGACTATCGGACGACGGACTCCGCGCTCATCACGAAACGCGTCCTCGCCCAGGCCGACCGGGACGGCATCATCCTGCTGCACGACCTGTACGACGGGACCGTCCCGGCCGTGCCCGGGATCATCGACGCCCTCAAGGAACGCGGGTTCGTGTTCGTCACCGTGCCGCAACTGCTGGCGCCCGGCCAGGCGGAACCGGGGAAGGTCTACCGCTGACTCACCAGGTCAGGTGCAGCTCCTGCGGGGAGCGGTGGATCATCGTCGGCCGCATGACGACCGGCCGGTCCCCGGCGAGCCGCAGGCCGGGCAGACGTCGGGTCAACTCGAGCAGCGTCAGGCGGAGTTGCTCGCGCGCCAGCTGGGCGCCCGGGCAGGCGTGCGGGCCGTGACCGAACGCGAGGTGACGGCCGGGCGGGCGCGTGATGTCGAACGTGTCCGGCCGCGGATGCCGCGCCCCGTCCCGGCCCGCCGCGCCGAAGGCCACGAACAGCGAGGCACCGGCGGGGAGTTCGGTGCCCGCGAGGGTGAGCGGCCGGGTGGTGACCCGGCGGAAGCCCTGCAGCGCGGTGTCGTAGCGGGCGGCCTCCTCGACGGCGGCCGGTATCCGTTCCGGCTCCGCGCACAGCAGCTCCCACTGGGAGGGGTGCCGCAGCAGATGCAGCACGGTGGTCCCGATCAGCGCGGTGGTGGTCAAGTGCCCGGCGATCACCAGGTTCTGGAGGTGGGAGACCACCTCGTGCCGTTCGTCCGCGGTGAGTTCGCCCGGTGCGGCGGCCACCGACGCGACGATCTCCGAGCACAGGTCGGGGCGGGGGTCCCGGTGCCGCTCCCGGGCGTACCGGTCCAGGACGCGCTGTCCGGCGACCGTGTCCTCGGCGGCGGCGATCTGCTCCTTCTCCGGCAGGGGCCGGAACAGCAGTTCCTCCGCGCGGTGTCCGCCGTGCACGACGGCCGGCACATCGGCCGGGTCGAGCCCGACGATCCGCCCGACGACCTCACCGGGCAGCCGGCGCGCGTACGCCGCCATCAGCTCCACCCGCCCGTCGGCGGCGAACTCCTCCACCAGGGCGGCGGCGCGCTCCGCGGCGTACGGCAGGACGGCGGCGACCCGTGCCGGGGACAGCCCGCGCACGAGGGGCGCGCGCAGCCTTTGGTGCTCCTCGCCGTCGGTGCCGACGACCACCGGCCGCCCGCCGAACCCGGTGGCGAGCACCGCGAAGGCGGCCGGTGAGGGCATCACGTCCGGCCGCAGCGCCCCCGCCGACGAGAAGTCCTCCGGCCTGCGCAGCACTTCGCGTACGTCGCCGTCGCGGGCGACCAGCCAGGCGTCCAGCTCGGGGACATGGAGCAACCCCTCGGCCGCACGTGCCCGTCCGTAGAGCGGATAGGGGTCCCGCTGCACCTCGTCCAGCCTGCCGAGCCCTGTGCGGTCCACGTGACGTCCTCCCGTGCCGGTGGTGGTGCGGGGTCGTGCGGGGTCGGCCTCATGGTGCCGTACGGGCGGACGACCCGACAGGGGACGTACGGGCCTGTGGTGTGGCTGTGTGCCGGGGCGGGACGTCTCGCCCCGGCCCCTTCCCACTCCCTACGATCGTCGCGTGGTCATCTTCCAGCTCGAACGCACGGCGCCGCTCCCGCTCGGCGAGGCCTGGCGCCGGCTCACCGAGTGGCGGCGGCACGGCGAGGTGGTCCCGCTCACCCGCGTCACCGTGGTCACTCCCCCACCGACCGGCGAGGGGACGGTGATCGTGGCCCGCACCGGTCTCGGCCCGCTGTCCTTCGACGACCGCATGGAGGTCACCGTGTGGCATCCGCCGGCCGAGGACGAGCCGGGCCGGTGCCGGCTGGAGAAACGGGGGCGGGTGGTCCTGGGCTGGGCCGAGATCGAGGTGTGGCCGGACCCCGGCGGCCGGACCCGGGTCGTCTGGCGCGAGGAGATCGGCGTCCGCCTCCTCCCCTCCCCGTTCGATCCGCTGCTGCGCGGCACGGGCCGCCGGCTGTTCGGACGGGCGGTGAACAAGCTGCTGCGCACCCCTTGAGGCGCGGAAGGGTCAGGCCACCGAGCCGATCCGGGCCGTCGGGTGGACGGGCAGGTCGTGGTGGATCGGGGTGTGGGCACCGGTGAGGGGGACACCGGTGCCGCCGCGACGGGACGCCACGATCTCGGCGGCGATCGACAGGGCCGTCTCCTCCGGGGTGCGGGCGCCCAGGTCGAGGCCGATGGGTGAGCGCAGACGGGCCAGCTCCCGTTCGGTCACACCGACGTCACGCAGGCGTTCGGCGCGGTCGAGATGGGTGCGGCGGGAGCCCATCGCGCCGACGTAGGCGACGGGCAGCCGCAGCGCCAGCCGGAGCAGGGGGACGTCGAACTTGGCGTCGTGGGTCAGCACGCACAGGACGGTCCTGGCGTCCACCTCCGTGCGCTCCAGATACCGGTGCGGCCAGTCGACGACGATCTCGTCGGCCTCGGGAAAGCGGGCCCGGGTCGCGAAGACGGGACGGGCGTCGCACACCGTCACATGGTGGCCGAGGAACTTGCCGACCCGTACCAGCGCCGACGCGAAGTCGATCGCGCCGAACACGATCATCCGGGGCGGCGGGACCGAGGACTCGACGAGGACGGTGAGGGGGGCTCCGCAGTGCGAGCCCCGGGCGCCGATCTCCAGGGTGCCGGTGCGGCCGGCGTCGAGGAAGGCGCGGGCCTCGGCGGCCACCGTGCGGTCCAGTTCGGGGTGGGCGCCGAAGCCGCCCTCGTGTCCGCCTCCCCGCGTGCCCTCGGGGCTGCCGTCGGGGCGCACGAGGAGGGCGCGGCCGAGGAGTTCCGCCGGGCCGCCGACGATCCGGGCCAGGGCCGCCGCGCCGCCGGTCGCGGCGGTGGCGAGCGCGGCCTCGGCCACCGGGCGGACCGGGTCCCCGGCCCGCACCGGTGTGACGAGGACGTCGATGACGCCGCCGCAGGTGAGGCCCACGGCGAAGGCGTCGTCGTCGCTGTAGCCGAACCGTTCGAGGACCGGCTCGCCGTCGGCGAGGGCCTCGCGGCACAGGTCGTACACCGCGCCCTCCACACAGCCGCCGGAGACCGAGCCGATCGCCGTGCCGTCGGTGTCCACCGCGAGCGCGGCGCCCGGCCGGCGGGGGGCGCTGCCGCCGACGGCCACCACGGTGGCGACGGCGAAGTCACGTCCCTGCTCGACCCACCGGTCGAGCTCCTCGGCGATGTCCAGCATGTCCTGTTCTCCTTGACGGTCGGTGGGGAGGGCTGCGGGAGCCGGCTAGTGCACGCCGAGCCGGCTCTCAAGGGGATGGAGGGAGAAATGGACCAGGAAGATGCCTGCCAGGCCCCACAATGAACGC
It includes:
- a CDS encoding family 43 glycosylhydrolase, with amino-acid sequence MRRNAVRLFLAVLVALAAVLTGVGSPAQAAVPESPAVTYTNPIAEKRADPHIFKHTDGYYYFTATVPEYDRIVLRRATTIQGLSTASEVTIWTKHSSGIMGAHIWAPEIHFIDGKWYVYFAAGSTSDVWAIRMYVLEGTGANPLTATWTEKGQITTTWQSFSLDATTFVVNGVRYLAWAQRNPSEDNNTSLFIAKMSNPWTISGTPTEISQPTLSWETVGYKVNEGPALIQHGGKVFLTYSASATDANYCLGMLTASATADLTNAASWTKSSSPVFKTSDATSQYGPGHNSFTVSEDGKSDILVYHDRSYKDITGDPLNDPNRRTRVQKVYWKADGTPDFGIPVADGVTPQRFSSYNYADRFIRHWEYRAKIEANVSPLADSQFRVVTGLTGTGTVSLESANFPGYYLRHKNFEVWLEKNDGTSAFASDASFYQRSGLADPAGISYESSNYAGRYIRHYNYLLYVQTPSTATDKGDATFYAQ
- a CDS encoding cytochrome P450, with protein sequence MDRTGLGRLDEVQRDPYPLYGRARAAEGLLHVPELDAWLVARDGDVREVLRRPEDFSSAGALRPDVMPSPAAFAVLATGFGGRPVVVGTDGEEHQRLRAPLVRGLSPARVAAVLPYAAERAAALVEEFAADGRVELMAAYARRLPGEVVGRIVGLDPADVPAVVHGGHRAEELLFRPLPEKEQIAAAEDTVAGQRVLDRYARERHRDPRPDLCSEIVASVAAAPGELTADERHEVVSHLQNLVIAGHLTTTALIGTTVLHLLRHPSQWELLCAEPERIPAAVEEAARYDTALQGFRRVTTRPLTLAGTELPAGASLFVAFGAAGRDGARHPRPDTFDITRPPGRHLAFGHGPHACPGAQLAREQLRLTLLELTRRLPGLRLAGDRPVVMRPTMIHRSPQELHLTW
- a CDS encoding SRPBCC family protein, with translation MVIFQLERTAPLPLGEAWRRLTEWRRHGEVVPLTRVTVVTPPPTGEGTVIVARTGLGPLSFDDRMEVTVWHPPAEDEPGRCRLEKRGRVVLGWAEIEVWPDPGGRTRVVWREEIGVRLLPSPFDPLLRGTGRRLFGRAVNKLLRTP
- a CDS encoding family 43 glycosylhydrolase, which encodes MPRMFRRRPGSAAARRRSLLVCVLTLLVALVAATQPVSAADGRPYTNPLKSYKGADPWLEYYDGNYYLITTTFTGILGIRKSPTLAGLATAPNVQVWSDSTSTRNTNIWAPELHRFNGHWYLYYSAGPSGVSCCDSQRTHVLESAGTDPLGPYTYKGSLTGSNLTPGGWLIDATVLQANSKLYLVGSGSINGSKQSLVIAPMSNPYTLSSDSFTIISSPTLSWETSGAAVNEGPEPLYHNGRTFLTYSASYCTTADYKLGLLELTGSDPLSASSWTKTQSPVFQRSDANGVYGPGHNGFFSSPDGTENWIVYHANSSASGGCGNGRTTRAQKFTWNADGTPNFGTPVALGTSLPGPSGETATTPTSYTLVNRNSGKCLDVDGGGTADGTNIFQWTCNGGANQKWKIEDLGDDTNRLVNVATGKVADIADCASADGTDIRQWSWLNNKCQRFRLVFTATGDYVRIVNESTGKVADVANCGTANGTDVRQWTWLDNTCQQWRLVPTT
- a CDS encoding XdhC family protein; protein product: MLDIAEELDRWVEQGRDFAVATVVAVGGSAPRRPGAALAVDTDGTAIGSVSGGCVEGAVYDLCREALADGEPVLERFGYSDDDAFAVGLTCGGVIDVLVTPVRAGDPVRPVAEAALATAATGGAAALARIVGGPAELLGRALLVRPDGSPEGTRGGGHEGGFGAHPELDRTVAAEARAFLDAGRTGTLEIGARGSHCGAPLTVLVESSVPPPRMIVFGAIDFASALVRVGKFLGHHVTVCDARPVFATRARFPEADEIVVDWPHRYLERTEVDARTVLCVLTHDAKFDVPLLRLALRLPVAYVGAMGSRRTHLDRAERLRDVGVTERELARLRSPIGLDLGARTPEETALSIAAEIVASRRGGTGVPLTGAHTPIHHDLPVHPTARIGSVA
- a CDS encoding polysaccharide deacetylase family protein, yielding MPSLTRKMKKTGAGLRAVAVSAAAACLAVTLTGCGGLDTTAPSAARARPAATVQAARLGAVDCREVKCIALTFDAGPSEHSARLLDILKEKQVHATFFLLGKRHIEKYPDLVRRMAAEGHEVASHTWDHKILTRIEPDEIREELRRPDDAIERLTGHRPTLMRPPQGRTDDTVHEICREEGLAEVLWTVTAKDYRTTDSALITKRVLAQADRDGIILLHDLYDGTVPAVPGIIDALKERGFVFVTVPQLLAPGQAEPGKVYR